A stretch of the Massilia varians genome encodes the following:
- a CDS encoding acetylornithine/succinyldiaminopimelate transaminase: protein MNANLDSGVTTRPVTRQTFDEVLVPTYAPAAMVPVRAKGLDVWDQEGKRYLDFTSGIAVSSLGHCNPELVAAVTEQVNTLWHLGNGYTNEPVLRLGRALTEATFADRAFFCNSGAEANEAALKLARKYAHTKFGPHKSRIVSCLSSFHGRTLFTVSVGGQPKYTEGFEPLPPELSHIPYNDIEAARAAITDDVAAVIVEPIQGEGGVIPGDHAYLKALRELCDQTGALLVFDEVQSGVGRTGAFYAYMDTGVTPDILTSAKALGNGYPIGAMLTTEEIGMHLNVGSHGTTYGGNPLAGTVGLKVVETINTPSFLARVKEASGKIFANLEKLAGEYPQVFGKPRGLGLLIGLPMAGDYKGRSKDYTKICEKMGLMLLIAGPDVVRLAPALVVSDEQIAEADRIMREAVEAFIAG, encoded by the coding sequence GTCACCCGGCAGACCTTCGACGAAGTCCTCGTCCCGACCTACGCCCCGGCCGCCATGGTGCCGGTGCGCGCGAAGGGGCTGGATGTGTGGGACCAGGAAGGCAAGCGTTACCTGGACTTCACCTCGGGCATCGCGGTCTCGAGCCTGGGCCACTGCAACCCGGAGCTGGTCGCGGCCGTGACCGAACAGGTCAACACCCTGTGGCACCTGGGTAACGGCTACACCAACGAGCCGGTGCTGCGCCTGGGCCGCGCCCTGACCGAAGCCACCTTCGCCGACCGCGCCTTCTTCTGCAACTCGGGCGCCGAAGCCAACGAAGCGGCCCTGAAGCTGGCGCGTAAATATGCGCACACCAAGTTCGGCCCGCACAAGTCGCGCATCGTGTCCTGCCTGTCGTCCTTCCACGGCCGCACCCTGTTCACCGTCTCGGTGGGCGGCCAGCCGAAGTACACCGAAGGCTTCGAGCCGCTGCCGCCGGAACTGAGCCACATCCCGTACAACGACATCGAGGCCGCACGCGCCGCCATTACCGATGACGTGGCCGCCGTGATCGTCGAGCCGATCCAGGGCGAGGGCGGCGTGATCCCGGGCGACCATGCCTACCTGAAGGCCCTGCGCGAGCTGTGCGACCAGACCGGCGCGCTGCTGGTGTTCGACGAAGTGCAGTCGGGCGTCGGCCGCACTGGCGCCTTCTATGCCTACATGGACACCGGCGTGACGCCGGACATCCTGACCTCGGCCAAGGCCCTGGGCAACGGCTACCCGATCGGCGCCATGCTGACCACCGAGGAAATCGGCATGCACCTCAACGTCGGTTCGCACGGCACCACCTACGGCGGCAACCCGCTGGCAGGCACCGTCGGCCTGAAGGTCGTCGAGACCATCAACACCCCGAGCTTCCTGGCGCGCGTGAAGGAAGCCAGCGGCAAGATCTTCGCCAACCTCGAGAAGCTGGCCGGCGAGTACCCGCAGGTGTTCGGCAAGCCGCGCGGCCTGGGCCTCCTGATCGGCCTGCCGATGGCCGGCGACTACAAGGGCCGCTCCAAGGACTACACCAAGATCTGCGAAAAAATGGGCCTGATGCTCCTGATCGCCGGTCCGGACGTGGTGCGCCTGGCCCCGGCCCTGGTGGTGTCGGACGAGCAGATCGCGGAAGCCGACCGCATCATGCGCGAAGCGGTCGAGGCATTTATCGCAGGCTGA
- the astD gene encoding succinylglutamate-semialdehyde dehydrogenase, with the protein MPNLSNYIDGAWIAGSGPELATIDPSTGRQTWSSNASTEEDVARAATAARNAFEAWALTPLDARIAVCTRFRDLLKEHAEELAAIIAEEVGKPLWEARTEVTTMANKIDISVQSYGARTGETASKVADGNAVLRHRPHGVFAVFGPYNFPGHLPNGHIVPALIAGNTVVFKPSEYAPRTAVKTVQLWEQAGLPKGVLNLVNGGRDTGVALGQHADIDGILFTGSSQTGTALHKAFGGKPGKMLALEMGGNNPLVVWDIPEDPKLLDAAVHHAVMSAFISAGQRCTCARRLVIQDTPQAQAFLDRLVKVASTLQVGPSNADPQPFMGPVVSSAVAARLVEAQADMAAKGGRVLLQMKQPDPNAGFVTAGIVDTTDAQGIPDEEWFGPLLQVIRVKDFDEALRVANATEYGLAAALLSPSEALWKRFSVRARAGIVNWNRPTTGAASSAPFGGVGKSGNHRPSAYYAADYCAYPVASIETAELEMPAKLSPGLVF; encoded by the coding sequence ATGCCTAATCTCTCGAATTACATCGACGGCGCATGGATCGCCGGCAGCGGCCCGGAGCTGGCCACGATCGACCCGTCGACCGGGCGCCAGACCTGGAGCAGCAATGCTTCTACGGAAGAAGACGTGGCGCGCGCCGCCACGGCCGCGCGCAATGCCTTTGAAGCCTGGGCGCTCACCCCGCTCGACGCGCGCATCGCCGTCTGCACGCGCTTCCGCGACCTGCTCAAGGAGCATGCGGAAGAACTGGCCGCGATCATCGCCGAGGAAGTGGGCAAGCCGCTGTGGGAAGCGCGCACCGAAGTGACCACCATGGCCAACAAGATCGACATCTCGGTCCAGTCCTACGGCGCGCGCACCGGCGAAACGGCCTCGAAAGTCGCGGACGGCAATGCCGTGCTGCGCCACCGCCCGCACGGCGTGTTCGCGGTCTTTGGCCCGTACAACTTCCCGGGCCACCTGCCGAACGGCCACATCGTGCCGGCCCTGATCGCCGGGAACACCGTGGTGTTCAAGCCGAGCGAATACGCACCGCGCACGGCGGTGAAAACCGTGCAGCTGTGGGAGCAGGCCGGCCTGCCCAAGGGCGTGCTGAACCTGGTCAACGGCGGGCGCGACACCGGCGTGGCGCTCGGCCAGCATGCGGACATCGACGGCATCCTGTTCACCGGCAGCAGCCAGACCGGCACCGCCCTGCACAAGGCCTTCGGCGGCAAGCCGGGCAAGATGCTGGCGCTGGAAATGGGCGGCAACAATCCGCTGGTGGTGTGGGACATCCCGGAAGATCCGAAGCTGCTCGACGCCGCCGTGCACCACGCCGTGATGTCGGCCTTCATCTCGGCCGGCCAGCGCTGCACCTGCGCGCGCCGCCTGGTCATCCAGGACACCCCGCAAGCCCAGGCGTTTCTTGACCGTTTGGTAAAAGTCGCCTCGACCCTGCAGGTGGGGCCGTCCAACGCCGATCCGCAGCCCTTCATGGGCCCGGTGGTGTCAAGCGCCGTCGCTGCCCGCCTGGTCGAGGCGCAGGCCGATATGGCCGCGAAAGGCGGCAGGGTGCTGCTGCAGATGAAGCAGCCCGACCCGAACGCCGGTTTCGTCACCGCCGGCATCGTCGACACCACCGATGCGCAAGGGATCCCGGACGAAGAGTGGTTCGGTCCGCTGCTGCAGGTGATCCGCGTGAAGGATTTCGACGAGGCCCTGCGCGTGGCCAACGCCACCGAATACGGCCTGGCCGCGGCCCTGTTGTCCCCATCGGAAGCATTGTGGAAGCGCTTCTCGGTGCGCGCCCGTGCCGGCATCGTCAACTGGAACCGCCCGACCACCGGCGCGGCCAGCTCGGCCCCGTTCGGCGGCGTCGGCAAGTCGGGCAACCACCGCCCGAGCGCCTACTATGCCGCCGATTACTGCGCCTACCCGGTCGCCTCGATCGAGACGGCGGAACTCGAGATGCCGGCCAAGCTGTCGCCGGGACTGGTTTTCTGA
- a CDS encoding arginine N-succinyltransferase produces MFVVRPVERADIGALEAMAGVTIPGVHTLPRTREAIVAAVERSIASFAAHVDIPSEESYQFVLEDLRTRDVVGTASIHASAGSNGTYFAFRNDVIQQVSRDLNISHSVHALTLCSELTAYSHLSGFYIRNRDGAGLEAALLSRARLLYAVLAPHRFGDRFFVPLAGVTDGDGQSPFWNALGRKFFKMDFLEAERVIDGARNRTLIVELMPHYPVYVPLLPGDAQAALGQIHPSGQLAFQLLTQEGFEADEYIDIFDGGPILQAHRNALRSFCASQVRQVESAGRAAGAANGHDELVTYAVASSEANFRAVITACPPAESSQVVCLSRDAQQALGVSPGDSVTCVRI; encoded by the coding sequence ATGTTTGTAGTCCGACCGGTTGAACGCGCGGATATCGGGGCCCTCGAGGCCATGGCTGGGGTCACGATCCCCGGCGTGCACACGCTGCCGCGCACGCGCGAAGCCATCGTCGCGGCGGTCGAGCGCTCCATCGCCTCGTTCGCCGCCCATGTCGACATCCCGAGCGAAGAGTCCTACCAGTTCGTGCTGGAAGACCTGCGCACGCGCGACGTGGTCGGCACCGCGTCGATCCACGCCTCGGCCGGCTCGAACGGCACTTATTTCGCGTTCCGCAACGACGTCATCCAGCAGGTCTCGCGCGACCTGAACATCAGCCACAGCGTGCATGCGCTGACCCTGTGCTCGGAACTGACGGCCTACTCGCACCTGTCGGGCTTCTATATCCGCAACCGCGACGGCGCCGGCCTCGAGGCCGCGCTGCTGTCGCGCGCGCGCCTGCTGTACGCCGTGCTGGCGCCGCACCGCTTCGGCGACCGCTTCTTCGTGCCGCTGGCCGGCGTCACCGACGGCGACGGCCAGTCGCCGTTCTGGAACGCGCTGGGCCGCAAGTTCTTCAAGATGGACTTCCTCGAGGCCGAACGCGTCATCGACGGCGCCCGGAACCGCACCCTGATCGTCGAGCTGATGCCGCACTACCCGGTCTACGTACCGCTGCTGCCGGGCGACGCCCAGGCCGCGCTGGGCCAGATCCACCCGAGCGGCCAGCTGGCCTTCCAGCTGCTCACCCAGGAAGGCTTCGAGGCCGACGAGTACATCGACATTTTCGACGGCGGCCCGATCCTGCAGGCCCACCGGAACGCGCTGCGTTCCTTCTGCGCCTCGCAGGTGCGCCAGGTCGAGAGCGCCGGCCGCGCGGCCGGCGCCGCCAACGGGCACGACGAACTGGTGACCTACGCGGTGGCCAGCAGCGAAGCGAACTTCCGCGCCGTCATCACCGCCTGCCCGCCGGCCGAATCCAGCCAGGTGGTCTGCCTGTCGCGCGACGCCCAGCAGGCGCTCGGCGTGTCGCCCGGCGACAGCGTCACCTGCGTGCGCATCTGA
- the astA gene encoding arginine N-succinyltransferase: MLVIRAVKTDDLDALIEMARQAGSGMTTLKPDRKMLGDRVETAVASFNESIPPEKRDYMFVLEHTEDGRIAGVCAIKGAVGLTEPFYNYRIGTLVHCSRELNVFTRMETLYLSNDLTGSSELCSLFLLPQYRAGFNGKWLSKSRFLFIAQFQQLFTEKIIAEMRGYQDENGVSPFYEGLGRHFFKMDFDHVDGLTALGKKSFIAELMPRQPLYVDYLPESARDVIGKVHTSTQPARKLLENEGMHYEGYVDIFDAGPVLQGRVSELRAVRDSVLAEAVEGVHEEETEHLLVSNTKLTDFRMILTRGVAGAARIALSAQEMSQLHVQAGEEVRTLPLNTRKNANA, from the coding sequence ATGCTCGTAATCCGTGCAGTGAAAACCGACGACCTGGACGCCCTGATCGAGATGGCGCGCCAGGCCGGCAGCGGCATGACCACGCTGAAACCCGACCGCAAGATGCTGGGCGACCGCGTCGAAACCGCGGTGGCCTCGTTCAACGAAAGCATCCCGCCCGAAAAGCGCGACTACATGTTCGTGCTCGAGCACACCGAGGACGGCCGCATTGCCGGCGTGTGCGCAATCAAGGGTGCGGTCGGCCTCACCGAGCCTTTCTATAACTACCGCATCGGCACTCTGGTGCACTGCAGCCGCGAACTGAACGTGTTCACGCGGATGGAGACCCTGTACCTGTCGAACGACCTGACCGGCTCCTCCGAGCTGTGCTCGCTGTTCCTGCTGCCGCAGTACCGCGCCGGCTTCAACGGCAAGTGGCTGTCGAAAAGCCGCTTCCTGTTCATCGCCCAGTTCCAGCAGCTGTTCACCGAGAAGATCATCGCCGAGATGCGCGGCTACCAGGACGAGAACGGCGTCTCGCCCTTCTACGAGGGCCTGGGCCGCCACTTCTTCAAGATGGACTTCGATCACGTCGACGGCCTCACCGCGCTCGGCAAGAAGTCCTTCATCGCCGAGCTGATGCCGCGCCAGCCGCTCTACGTGGACTACCTGCCGGAATCGGCGCGCGACGTCATCGGCAAGGTCCATACCTCGACCCAGCCGGCCAGGAAGCTGCTGGAGAACGAGGGCATGCACTACGAAGGCTACGTCGACATCTTCGACGCCGGCCCGGTGCTGCAGGGCCGCGTGTCCGAGCTGCGCGCGGTGCGCGACAGCGTGCTGGCGGAGGCGGTCGAAGGCGTCCATGAAGAAGAGACCGAACACCTGCTGGTGTCGAACACCAAGCTCACCGATTTCCGCATGATCCTGACCCGCGGCGTGGCGGGCGCCGCCCGCATCGCGCTGTCGGCGCAGGAGATGTCGCAGCTGCACGTGCAGGCCGGCGAAGAAGTACGCACGCTGCCCCTCAACACAAGGAAGAACGCGAATGCCTAA